The region TTCTCACTGAAGCGTGCCACTGAGCTGGACTCCTCTCTGGTCGGGGTGAGCCTGTACAGCGCCGTTGCCCTCTACCATCTACAGGACTACGCAGGCGCCAGGACGGCGCTCGACAATGCGCGAGTGGTCGGCGAAGAGCAGGCTCTGGTCGACTTCTACTCGGGGCTGCTGCTGATGCGTGACGACCGACCGAGAGAATCGGCACTCGCCTTCGAACGCGCCGCGACCCGCGGCCCCAATCTCGTGGAGCCGGTGGCGTCCTACTATGCCGCACTGGCATGGCAGAGCCTGGACGAGAACGAGCCACTTCAGAGCGCAGCGGACCGCGTGATGAACGAAGAGCCCGACGGGGCCTGGGCTCGCGAAGCCAAGAGCTTGCTGGCACTGCAGGCAGAACGCCATCGCGGTGGACAGACTGATTTACAGCGTTGGGCGAGCCTGAAGGTCGGCGTGGAGCACGACAGCAACGTCGTGTTGCGTGGGCAGTCGCAGCAGCTGCCGAGCAATATCTCGGGCGACGACGATGTGCGCGGCGTCTGGGCTCTGGTGCTGGGTGCCGAGTTGTTCGAAGTGAAAGGCAATACCGTAGGCGCGATGGTCAGTTACTCGGGAAATGCCCACGATGACCTCGTCGCCTTTGATCAGCACTACATCGCCGCGTCCGCTTGGGTCGATCGCGAATTTCGCCCCACGACCCTCGGTCGTCTGCGCATGAATGTGGGTTATAGCTGGTTCGGCGGAGACCCCTTTGTGGTCAGTGGTGATCTCACCGGGCTCGTCGAAGAGCGATGGGGGAGGTGGGGCACGACGCGCTGCACTCTCGGGTTGCATGCTGCCGACTATCGCTACGAAATCACCGTGCCATCGATATACAAAAAGTTGCTCAATCAGGACGGCATCGGTCTTCGCCTGGGCTGCGATCACGAGCTCCCCGTAACTCTGCTCATACGGGTCGAACCTACGATCTATGCCGGTTACCACTTCGCGAAGTACTTTGCGGATGGGGGAGAGTGGGATCAGGATGCCCACGAGATCAAGTTTGGCGTGCGCGCAAAACTGCCCTTGAAGGTCGATCTCGATGCGAGTGGATCCTATACGCGCAGAGATTTTCTCGAGGCGTCGTATTATGCGAATCCACCCCGGACGGGATCCGATCGCAACGAAGACAGCTTCCAGCTGAACCTCGAACTGGCACGAGAATTCAAGAACCGGATCGAAATTTCCGGTCGTTACCAGTACACGTTCAACGATTCCAATACCCCGGTGTTCAAATACAAGCGCCACGTCGTCGGAGCGTATGTCGAACTGAAGTTTCCCTGAGCGATAATAGAAGTAGAAGTAGAAGTAAAGAGAAGCAAAAGAAGAGGAAAGAGAGATGCCATTGCAAACAATTCCCCCCATCCATGTGTTCATGTTCGTCGTTGCGCTGATGTTTGCGCCACTTGCGGCCTCGGCAGCGACCAGCGTCGGTCACGTCGTCAGCGTCGAAGGCGAAGCCTATGCCCAGGCCCCCGGCGAGGAAGCGCGGCGACTCGAGTGCGATTCCCCGATCTATCGCGACGACTTGATCACCACGATGGAAGACCCCGGGCTCGCGATCATGTCCGGGGATGCCTATGTGCGTCTCGCCGGGAACAGCACGATGCGCTTCGGGATTCAGCAAATGGGGCCACCCGCTCTCGATCTCCAGAAGGGCCAGGTGCGAATGATCGACATGGGGAACGGAAGTCGCACCGGAAGCATCTCGACCCCGGGACTTCTAGTCGCCGACGCCCGTTCGAACAGTGAAGCGCTTGTGTTCACCGAGAAGGTCTGGACGGTGTCGATGATCTGCAGCCGAGATGATGCGCTCGGTGTCGAACGCGTTGGCAACTCGAGTGAGCGCATGGTCTCGAACCCGGGCCAGTGCACGATCAGCAAGCCGAAAGAACGGCTGTATACCGCCGTCGCCAGTCACGCTCCCCTCGAGCTGCTCGCGCGAGCGCAGTGTACTCCGCTCGAGGTTCAGGTGGGGCTGGCCAACCGCTTCGCTCCGGGGGACCTCGCGGGCCTGCTGCCCGCGGTGGCTGCCGGACCGCCCGGCCTGGCGCCACCGGCAGCGCCGGTCGCTGCGCCATCGTTAGCGCCTTGCACGGCGGGTGCTGCCTGCTCGCCAGATTTCCCATTTATCCCAAATCCGCTCCCGCCGATGCCACCTGCGGCCCCCTGAGTTTCGCCGCGGCGCCGAGATGATCCGGACTCGCTATTCGTACGATCGCTTCGCATGGTGTTACGAGTGGATTGCTTCCGTGATTTCACTGGGCGCGATCCCGCGAGTCAAGGCGTCACAAGTGGTTGCACTCGAGCCGGGGCAGCGGGTGCTCTACGTAGGGGTCGGCGCTGGCGAAGACGCGCTGCTGGCCGCCCGGCGCGGAGTCGATGTCACCTGTCTCGATCTGTCGCGGCCGATGCTGCGTCGCGTGGCCAAGCGCCTGGACAACGCGGGCCTCAAAGCCGAACTCGTACACGACGATATCCTCGACCACACGATCTCCGCGCCCTATGACGCGGTGGTGGCCAATTTTGTCCTCAACGTGTTTTCGGAAGAGACCCTGGTCGTGGTGATGCGACACCTTGCATCGCTATTGGCACCCGGAGGAAGACTTCTGATCGCCGACTTCACGCCTCCCGGTCGCAACCCGGCTCGACGCTTGTTGTACGCGGCCTACTACCGCCCGATCAATTGGCTCGCCTGGGCGCTGCGCCTGTGCGCGTTGCATCCCATCTACGACTACTCGGACTACCTCGATGTCACGGGTCTGCGCCTGATTGCGCGCAGTCCACAGCCACTGTGGCGCCATGGGCTGGGAATCGAAGGCCCGTGTCTGTTCGAGAGTCTCCTGACCGAACGCCTGCCCGCTGGTGCCGAAACTGGGATCAGCCCATCCGTGACGGCGGAGTGAACTGGTATTCGCCAGCTCCCAGGATCGCTGAAGCCAGTGGCTGGCCGAGCGCACAACTGAGCAATTCTTCGGGGCGCCGTCCCTGATCGGGGAAGAGTGCCGCGCCGAGTCGAGCCGTGAGCTGGGTGAGCGATGGGTGAACGCCATCGGGGAGTTCGAGGTCTGCCAGGGCCGTCATCACCGGGCCGGCTGCCTGGTAGATGTCGCTCTGGGATCCCACTTCACCCAAAATGATTCCAAAGGTATCTACACCCATTCGAGCGACGGTGTCTTCGGCGCCAAAGAGTCTCCCGAGCGCGTCGGCGACGAGACGCAACACCCGGTCGCAAGGTTCTGCGCTGCAACATTCACAAGCGGCATTGAATCCGTCGAGTTGAATCATCATCAAGGCGAAGTTGCGCTGCTGATGCTGGGCGCGTGTGAGGGACTGTCGCAGGCGATCTTCGAACAAGATGTCGTTGGCGAGACCGGTGGTTTGATCTCTCACGGCATCGTGGATTCTCTGGCGTTCGGGAAGATTGACGGGGTTGAGCGACTGCCTGCGATGATGCCGTTCGATGGCGCGTCGGATCAAACCGGGCATGCTCTTGCGTTCGACCCGATCTTTGATCACGTACTCCTGTACCCCACCTTCGCTCGCTGCCATGGCGAGGCTGCGGTCGCTATTGCCGGTGAGGACAATGATCGGCAGATCCTCCGAGAATCGACAGGCGCTCACCAGCGTGAAGATGCCGGAGCCGTCGGGCAGACCGAGATCGAGCACCAGGGCGTCAAAGTGATTCTGTTCGAGTCGCTCTATGGCGGCGTCGAGATATTGAGAGTGAGTGACTTCGAATCCGTGGTTGTTCAAAGTCGTGCGAATCAAGTCGCTGTAATCCGCATTGTCTTCAACGAGCAAGACGCGCAGCGTCTCGTTGGATCCGGGGACCGGACCTCGATCGCTCGGGGGCTCTTCTGCCAGTGGCATCGGGGATCCTCGCTCGTGGTGAACGGCGGCGTCCCCACTCCAGTAAAATCGGAGCAACTACAGGTTTTCTTTAATCGGGTCGATCAGGGCGCGGATGGCAGGTCCCAGATCGAGGTGCTCACCTCAGCCGGTTCAGGGGCACTCTGGGCCTCGACAGAGGGGCTCGAAGTCTCCTCTGCGATGTCGCTCTCGCCGGTTGGATCCGGGGTCGCCGATTCGTGATCTGGGCCCAGGCCGCCCAACTCATCGATCTGCCGGCGAATCTCCTGCGCCTCGTCGATGCGGTTCTGGTCCCTCAGGAAGCTCTCAAACGACTCGAACAGTACCTTTTGATCCGTGGGCTTGGCGGCTTTTAATCCGGCCATCACCTCGGCGAACAGGCGGGAGGCGGATTCGGTCTCGCCGTCGGCGGCCAGGATCCGGGCTTTGGTATCGAGAACCATGGCGCGGTTGATGCCACCGATCTTCAACTCTTCGAGGTTCTTCAGTGCGAGGTCAACGTTTGTGAGCGCTTCGTCGAGGCGGTTCGATTCGAGATAGACAAGCGCGACTCCGTTGAGCGCGATGGTCTCAATCACACTCACAGGATTGATCTCGCGCAAGGTCTCGAGCGCGGCCAGATACAGTTTTTCCGAATCCTCGTATCGCCCGACCTCGAAATACGCCGTGGCTGTGAAGAGTCTGGCCTTCACCAGTTCCGCTGATTTCGGTCCCAGTAGATTTTCAGAGAGGGTGAGGCTTTTTTCAGCGTGCTCGACCGCGAGATCGAACTGCTCGATACTGATCTCCGCTTGCGAGAGTCTCTGGTAGGGCTCGATCAACGTCGACGAATTTGCACCGCTTTTCTGCACTCTCAGATCGAGGGCGCGCTGAAAGGAAACACTGGCTTCTGCGGTCGCGCCCGCGAGCAGTTGAAGTCCGCCGAGTTCCAGCGCTAGATCGCTGAGGCCCGGATACGAGAACTCAGTTTCGTCTCGAGTTTCGTAGGTGATGATCTGGAGCACTCGAGTTGCGGCCGCATCATTTTGATCCCGCCGATAACTCGTAGCCAGGCGTTCGAGGTTTTTGAAGCTCACCCGGCGCCGTACATCGCTCGACCGATAGCGATTCGAGAGCTTGAATGCGGCCAGCAGACTGTGCTCGGCGGCGGCGTGGCGACCCAGGAGCAAATGCTGCCGTCCTTCCTTGACCAGGCGGCTCCACTGCTGCGGTTCCGCGGTGTCAGTCTCGGCGTCGCTGTAGACGTCTCTCCGGCGGCTCGAATCCGTCGACAGCTCCGAGTCGCCACCATTAGCCGCGTCACCGGTTCGCATGGAAACCGTCGATCCAGCCAGCGTGCATCCCGAACTCGCCAGGCAGAATGCGGCGAACGCCGAGCCGGTAATCAGTATTTTCAAGTGGCGCTTCAAAGGGTCTGCTCCATCAGTGGGCCGTGAGCTTAAAACATTTTCAAGCCATCGCTCGGTGCGCCAAAACAAAATCACTGCTGCCCAATGCCTTCATCGGCAGACCCGGGCATTCTGTACAGGCTTGCAGAGACCGGAATGACTTGAGAGCTTGCTTCAAGGCAATTTTTTCAGGATTTCATCGTCGCTGGGGAAACGACCCTCAGCGTGCTTCGAAAACACCAGGTTGCCATCGCAACTCACATCGAATATGCCTCGCTCGCCGGCAACTAACGTGCAGTCGTTGCCCGTAGTGGCAAGTATCGAGGCCGCCAAACTGGTGGCTTGAGGCAAGTAGTTTCACTTGCCGCAGTATTCGATCACGATCTTCATGCATTCCCTTTCAAGCGTTCAGGTGATCGATCGCAGCCCATCAGACTCGGTTGCTCCAGCCTGGTGGTCGCGCTCCGAGTCCGGCGGTTGCGTCGCCGCTGCGAAGAAAGTGCGAGCCTAGCATACCATTCCCCCGGGGATCAGGACTCGAAGGTGCCGCCGCCCGTCGGCCTCCCGCGATCGGGGGCAAACTTCGCTAACCTACCGACGAAACGAGGCAATTCCGGCTCGGCCCGCTGTGGCCAGGCGTCGTTTGCGCCCGCACCGCGAGCCGGTCCGACCGATTCCGAGACGGTATTTTGAGAAATACGCCGGAGCAGTCCGGGTTCGACTCCACACAGTCAGGTGGGTCGTTCGGTTGTTGAGTGAAAATGCCCAGAGGGTCAGCAGGAGGTCGAAGATGTTTCGAGACGAGATCAAGGTTCTGGATTGTACGATTCGAGATGGGGGCCTGATCAACAATTACCAGTTCAAGGATGACCTGGTCAAGGCGACTTATCGCGCAGCGTGCGACGCCGCGGTCGACTTCTTCGAAATTGGCAAGAGACTCTGCGAGAGCGAGGACTTTCCCCGCGACCAGTATGGTGCCTGGAACTTCTGCGACGACGATGACATCAAGCGCGTCGTCAATTCGTATGAAACCGATTCTCGCCCGCTGCTTGCGGTGATGTTCGACGTCGGAAGAGTCGATGTCGCTGCGCTCAAGCCGCGCGATCAGACGGATCTCGACATGATTCGGACCGCGTGTTACGTGAAGGACGTCGACAAGGGACTCGAACTCGTCAAACGTTGCAAAGATCTGGGTTACCTGACCACGCTCAACATCATGGCGCCGTCGGTGGCCATTGAAACGGAGTTGATCGAAGGGCTGCAAGCGGTAAACGAATGCGACGAGACCGACTATTTGTACCTGGTCGATAGCTACGGTGCTTTCTATTCCGAGCAGGTCGCGCACTACATCGATCTCTACCGCACACACGCGCCGAGCAAAGAACTCGGGTTCCACGCCCACAACAATCAGCAACTCGCCTTCGCGAACACCCAGGAGGCAATCATCCGCGGCGTCAATTTGCTGGATGCGACGGTCAACGGGATTGGGCGCGGGGCAGGGAACTGCAACATCGAACTGCTGTTGAACTTTCTCCAGAATCCAAAGTTCAAGGTCGAGCCCATCTACGAGGTCATTCAGGAGCACTTTGTGCCGCTGCGCAACGAGATCGAGTGGGGCTACAACGACATCTATGGCATCAGCGGTTGCCTGAACCAGCATCCGCGCGCGGCGATGCGTCAGCGGGCTGACAAAGCATTGCGGGACAACTGCCACGACTTCTATCGAGAGTGCCGAAATCTCGACTGAGCGTCTAAGCGAGAACCTGGGCGAGAACCTGGGCGAGATCAGTCGAGAAGCGAGACGATCCGCTCACAGCGTTCGAGCCGCTCGATGCCGCCTGACTGGATGCGACTGGCCTCGGTTGCGAGGTCGAGCATCTTGCGATTGACCCAGCTCGCCGCGAGATCTTCTCGCTCGGGCGCCACGTCCGCCTGAAGCAGGAGTTCCGAGCCTACGATCACGGCGATCACCATGTCGGCCAGAGGCTTCGAACAGAGCAGGGCGTAGGAAAAATCCTGGGCCAGGGCCATCGAGGCGTCCTCGATCTGGCTGATCCCAACTCGCACTTTTTTGGCGAGTTCGCTGAGTTCGGGCCGAGCCAGGGAATCGAGTTCTTTGTGGAGCTCGTCGAAGACGATCGTCAGCGCGCCCTTGCCGATCTCTTTGAGTGCAAAGCTCACCTGAATTTCCGACGTGCCCTCGTAGATCGTGGTGATGATCGCATCATTGTGCAGCTTGCCGACCGTGGATTCGGCCATGAATCCGATTCCACCGTGTACTTGAATGGCTGCGCGGGTGATCCAGTCCGCAGATTCGGTCGCCTGGTACTTTGCGAGAGGCGTCAGCAGACGCGTTCGCACTGAGTTTCTTTCGTGGATGCGTTTCAACTCGCTGAGCTCGCTCTCGGACATATCCGGGTTTCGAGCCATGTGTCGTTCGATGGCGTTATTGCGATCTAGCAGCAGCAGGCAGCGATAGAGCAGGGCGCGGCTGCCTTCGAGGTCGCGCACCATTCTCGCAAGCAGGTTTTTCATCAGGGGTTGTTGGCCGATGGGGATGCCGAACTGTTTGCGCTGCTTGGAGTATTGGATGGCTTCGTGAACAGCGGCTTCTGCGATGCCGATTCCCTGGGCCGCCACGCCGACTCGAGCGTTGTTCATCAAGTCGAGCATTGCCTTGAATCCCTCGCCCTTGACGCCAATGCGGTACGCGTCGGCGTCGTCGTAGCGAATTGCCGCGGTGGGCGAACAGTGGATGCCCATTTTGTGTTCGAGTCGCTCGACGATGACGCCATTGGGGCTGCCATCGCGTCGGGTGCGCGGGCAGATGAAAAGCGAAAGACCCTTGGTGCTGCCCTTCGATTCCTCGTAGTGGTCGTCGTCGCGAGCGAGCACGAGATGCACCTCGGCGCCGCCGTTGGTGATGAAGATCTTCTGGCCGTTGAGCTTCGAGATTTCGCCGTGGTCGCTGGCGCGAGTTTGAATCGCCCCCAGATCGGATCCGGCTTGAGGCTCGGTAAGATCCATCGACCCCATTACTTCACCACTGGCAAAGCGGGGCAGGAACTCCCGGCACAGTTCGGGTGAGGCGTAGCGTTGAATGTCCTCGGCCGTGCCCGACTGCAGGCCAAGGATCGTCATCAAACCGGGATTGGCACGTGAGATCATCTGGATGACCACGTTGCTTACGAACCCGGATAGATCGAACCCTCCGAATTCTTCGCGAACGTTCAGGCTGACGAGCCCCGCTTCTTTCAGCAGGTCGTAGGCCTTTTGCGTGGCCTCGGGAAGTATCACCTCGCCGTCGATCAACTCGGCCGGAACGTCCCAGGTCTCACGACAATCGGCTTCGATCTTCTCGCAAATTGAAGCACAGGTTTCGAGCACACTGCGAAGTGCTTCGGTTTCACTTTCGACATCTGCGTCGTCGCCTTTGGCCAAGGTGAAGTACGACTCCCAGTCGGCCAGACGATCGAGATAGAGAGTGATTCCGTCGTGAAAATAGGAAGGCATGCTTGACTCCAATCCAGCGCCGAGAGATCTCGCGCTGGGGTTGGCGATGATCGTGACGCGGGGAATTGAACCTGTGTTTACGCGATTGTGCAATCTCATATTTCGGCTTGAGCGGCAAGGAAATTGAGAATTCCGATATGAGAAGAACGCACGTAGATTCGATAGAACTGGGGGAAAAAGGAGGACCGGGAGTCATGACTGGCAGTCCGGTTCCTAGGATCTACGCCGGGGCTTCCTGGTTGTGCGCGATTTCTTCCGCGCAGACGATTTCTTCCTTGCTACGGATCGCGTGGAGCGCTTCGATTTTGCAGGGCGACGATTTTTCTTGCGCGGCAGCCCCTCTGCCGCGATGCGCACATTCGCGATCTCCGCAGCACCGGCTCGTCCACCGGATGGCGTGATGACTGGACGTTGAAACTCGATCAGTCGGCCTTCGCTTTCGAAGCTCTCTTCTTCGATGTGGATGTAGCCCGCGCGGTGAAGCGCCGCGAGCAGGACCTCGAAGAGCCCCCGGTCGTAGTCTTGTCCGAACAGTTCGTTGAATAGTCTTCCGCTGCTCGGGGCGCTCTCGCGATTCAGGGATTTGAGGATGCGCTCCATTGCGCTCTGCTGCGCCGGGGTTGCTTCACCGTAGTCTGCGACCAGGGTGGCTGCGGGTGCGCAGAAGTCGCAGTGCCCACAAGAGTCTTCGGAATCGGCCTGGTCGCCAAAATGACGGACGAGTCTCAGCATCCGGCAGCCGCGGCTGTCTGCGAATCGCGCGATTTCGTCGAGTTGTGCTTTGCGATGCTCGAGCTGGGCGCGGTAGGGCTCGCGCCAGCGATCGTGTCCTCGGGTCGTCGCTTCTCCGGGACCCGCCACTGCGCCGCCGTGAATCCGGAGCTTTTCGAGCGCCCGTTCAAATTCCTCAGGGTCCAGCTTGAGCGATTGCTGTAGCCGGGTCTTGTCGATCGGCTGATCTCCGAGCGCTGCGAAGATCTTGGCCAGGACCTTCGTGTCGGGATAATCGCGGTTCAGGAACCATTCGTGGGTGCGGCGGTCGATATAGCCGTGCAGGAGAAATGCGCGCGAGGGCAGACCGTCGCGCCCCGCGCGACCGATTTCTTGATAGTAGCTCTCGACACTGCCGGGCAGGGCGAGATGGATCACGCTGCGAACATCGGGTTTGTCGATTCCCATGCCGAAGGCCACCGTCGCAACGACGACCTCGAGGGATCCGGCCAGGAAGGCGGCGTGAACCTTGTCTCTTCGCTCGGGATCCATGCCGGCGTGATAGGCCGCGGTGGGATAGTCCTCGCCGAGTTCGTCGGCGAGGGCTTCTGCCTTCTTTCGCGTCGGGGCATAGACGATCGCGGGTCGACGGTCGCTCGGGCTGAGCAGCCGCGCAGCGGTGTCGTTGCGCAGGGAGGGTTTGAGTTCGACCACCTCGATTGCAATGTTGTCCCGGCGAAACCCGTGGATGAAGTGTTGTGCGCCCGGGACCGCCAGTTGCTCGACGATATCGTGCTGAACCCGCATGGTCGCGGTCGCGGTCAGTGCGACGATGGGAGCCGGTCGCAACAAGGGCAGGCGCTCCTTCAACATTCGGTAGTCGGGTCTGAAGTCATGGCCCCATTGGGAAATGCAGTGGGCCTCGTCGATCGCGATCAACGCGGGTTTGCGGCGTGCGAGCATCTCGGGGAATCCCGGAACGCTCAATCGTTCGGGAGCGATGAACAAGAAGTCGAGTCGCCCGGCCAGATAATCGAAACAAACCTGGCGCGAATCTTCGCGGCTGCGCCCCGAATGAATGCGCTCGGCGATGAACCCGCGCTGTTTCAACGCAATGACTTGATCCTCCATCAATGCGATCAAGGGGCTGACGACCAGCGTGGTTCCCGCCCGGGCGATGCCCGGAAGCTGATAGCAGAGGGACTTGCCGGCCCCGGTGGGCATCACGAGCAAGACATCGCTTCCCTCGGTGAGGGTGCGACACACCTCTTCTTGATGCGGCCGGAATCGTTCGAAGCCAAAACGATCGCGCAGCAGCCCATGCAAGCGGTTCGAGGGAGTCGGAACCTTGGGTGGGGCATTGGCCGATGTGTCTTGGAGTGTTGGTGCCGCGGGGGGAGCGCTACGGGCTGCCGCACCGGATGGTTTCGCGCGGGAGGGTTGCGTCCGAGCTTTGGCGCGGGGTGGTGCCCCTGCGGTCGATCTGGCCTTCGCAGCGTCGTCGTGTTTGACACTCGCCACGACGTCGCGCACGTACTGTTCGATTTCGGAGATAAATCGTTCGAGGCTGACGCTGCCGTCTTGAATCTGTTGGAGCTTCGCCTCCCAGTGGCCGGTCATCGCAGGGCTCTTGCTGTGGGGATGGACCAGTCCAATCAGGCGAATGCCCTTGTCGCTCGCCAGCAATGTCTTCTTCTCACGCTTGAGATACGCCCGGGTGATCAGGATCTCGATGATTCCGGCCCGGGTTGCGGGTGTTCCGAGCCCACACTCGCGCATGGCTTCCGACAGATCTTTGTCATCCAGGGTTTTGCCGGCAGTTTCCATCGCGGTCAGCAGCGTTGCTTCCGTGAAGCGACGGGGCGGCCGGGTTGCCTTGTCGTCGACATGAACCTCGAGCATCTCAACTGGCAGATTCGGCCGAAGTTGTGGGGGGAGTTCCGGGTCACGGTTGGCAAGCGAGGCGGCTGCGGCGCTTCTCGGCTTGCGAACTTCGGTCTTGCGCGGTGCGCTCGGGAGGGGTGGGTCGAGCACCCGCCAACCGACCTGGTCCAGCTTGGTTCCGGTGCTGCGATACAGATCCACGTCCGCCGCTACGGATTCATCGTTCTCCGATTGTGTGATCGCGGTGATGACCGTGGTTGTGGAATAGAGATGATCTTCATGCCAGGCGGCGAGCAACCGACGACACACGAGATCGTA is a window of Myxococcales bacterium DNA encoding:
- a CDS encoding tetratricopeptide repeat protein yields the protein MKRHLKILITGSAFAAFCLASSGCTLAGSTVSMRTGDAANGGDSELSTDSSRRRDVYSDAETDTAEPQQWSRLVKEGRQHLLLGRHAAAEHSLLAAFKLSNRYRSSDVRRRVSFKNLERLATSYRRDQNDAAATRVLQIITYETRDETEFSYPGLSDLALELGGLQLLAGATAEASVSFQRALDLRVQKSGANSSTLIEPYQRLSQAEISIEQFDLAVEHAEKSLTLSENLLGPKSAELVKARLFTATAYFEVGRYEDSEKLYLAALETLREINPVSVIETIALNGVALVYLESNRLDEALTNVDLALKNLEELKIGGINRAMVLDTKARILAADGETESASRLFAEVMAGLKAAKPTDQKVLFESFESFLRDQNRIDEAQEIRRQIDELGGLGPDHESATPDPTGESDIAEETSSPSVEAQSAPEPAEVSTSIWDLPSAP
- a CDS encoding class I SAM-dependent methyltransferase, producing the protein MISLGAIPRVKASQVVALEPGQRVLYVGVGAGEDALLAARRGVDVTCLDLSRPMLRRVAKRLDNAGLKAELVHDDILDHTISAPYDAVVANFVLNVFSEETLVVVMRHLASLLAPGGRLLIADFTPPGRNPARRLLYAAYYRPINWLAWALRLCALHPIYDYSDYLDVTGLRLIARSPQPLWRHGLGIEGPCLFESLLTERLPAGAETGISPSVTAE
- a CDS encoding Rdx family protein, whose amino-acid sequence is MPQATSLAASILATTGNDCTLVAGERGIFDVSCDGNLVFSKHAEGRFPSDDEILKKLP
- a CDS encoding DNA topoisomerase 3; this encodes MTTAVLAEKPSVARDIAKVLGATHRRDGALEGNGYVVTWAIGHLASPAQPHEIDAQWKRWSLASLPMIPKHWPLRVYEKTRHQFEIIKQILCDRDIDEVVCATDAGREGELIFRFIYEAAGATKPVRRLWISSLTDDAIRRGFADLRPAQEFDGLADAARGRSRADWLVGMNLTRAYTLRQGGPREMLSVGRVQTPTLAMVVDRELAIRRFVSEDYKEVRAVFRPTENADQGVSSSTSYEGVYIRPETHDLAPAPATAADHESKPPEQDSSQRGCRLPVDGSEAQRIADRARAGTAQVRSVSGRQRRLPPPLFYDLTELQRHANRLYGFSAKKTLDLAQALYEKKLLSYPRTDSRVLTRDDAKTLPRIVAAISPGYTELLAEGCGSRPLGARFVDDAKVRDHHALIPTDTARGSSRLGRDEQRIYDLVCRRLLAAWHEDHLYSTTTVITAITQSENDESVAADVDLYRSTGTKLDQVGWRVLDPPLPSAPRKTEVRKPRSAAAASLANRDPELPPQLRPNLPVEMLEVHVDDKATRPPRRFTEATLLTAMETAGKTLDDKDLSEAMRECGLGTPATRAGIIEILITRAYLKREKKTLLASDKGIRLIGLVHPHSKSPAMTGHWEAKLQQIQDGSVSLERFISEIEQYVRDVVASVKHDDAAKARSTAGAPPRAKARTQPSRAKPSGAAARSAPPAAPTLQDTSANAPPKVPTPSNRLHGLLRDRFGFERFRPHQEEVCRTLTEGSDVLLVMPTGAGKSLCYQLPGIARAGTTLVVSPLIALMEDQVIALKQRGFIAERIHSGRSREDSRQVCFDYLAGRLDFLFIAPERLSVPGFPEMLARRKPALIAIDEAHCISQWGHDFRPDYRMLKERLPLLRPAPIVALTATATMRVQHDIVEQLAVPGAQHFIHGFRRDNIAIEVVELKPSLRNDTAARLLSPSDRRPAIVYAPTRKKAEALADELGEDYPTAAYHAGMDPERRDKVHAAFLAGSLEVVVATVAFGMGIDKPDVRSVIHLALPGSVESYYQEIGRAGRDGLPSRAFLLHGYIDRRTHEWFLNRDYPDTKVLAKIFAALGDQPIDKTRLQQSLKLDPEEFERALEKLRIHGGAVAGPGEATTRGHDRWREPYRAQLEHRKAQLDEIARFADSRGCRMLRLVRHFGDQADSEDSCGHCDFCAPAATLVADYGEATPAQQSAMERILKSLNRESAPSSGRLFNELFGQDYDRGLFEVLLAALHRAGYIHIEEESFESEGRLIEFQRPVITPSGGRAGAAEIANVRIAAEGLPRKKNRRPAKSKRSTRSVARKKSSARKKSRTTRKPRRRS
- a CDS encoding diguanylate cyclase — its product is MPLAEEPPSDRGPVPGSNETLRVLLVEDNADYSDLIRTTLNNHGFEVTHSQYLDAAIERLEQNHFDALVLDLGLPDGSGIFTLVSACRFSEDLPIIVLTGNSDRSLAMAASEGGVQEYVIKDRVERKSMPGLIRRAIERHHRRQSLNPVNLPERQRIHDAVRDQTTGLANDILFEDRLRQSLTRAQHQQRNFALMMIQLDGFNAACECCSAEPCDRVLRLVADALGRLFGAEDTVARMGVDTFGIILGEVGSQSDIYQAAGPVMTALADLELPDGVHPSLTQLTARLGAALFPDQGRRPEELLSCALGQPLASAILGAGEYQFTPPSRMG
- a CDS encoding acyl-CoA dehydrogenase family protein; translation: MPSYFHDGITLYLDRLADWESYFTLAKGDDADVESETEALRSVLETCASICEKIEADCRETWDVPAELIDGEVILPEATQKAYDLLKEAGLVSLNVREEFGGFDLSGFVSNVVIQMISRANPGLMTILGLQSGTAEDIQRYASPELCREFLPRFASGEVMGSMDLTEPQAGSDLGAIQTRASDHGEISKLNGQKIFITNGGAEVHLVLARDDDHYEESKGSTKGLSLFICPRTRRDGSPNGVIVERLEHKMGIHCSPTAAIRYDDADAYRIGVKGEGFKAMLDLMNNARVGVAAQGIGIAEAAVHEAIQYSKQRKQFGIPIGQQPLMKNLLARMVRDLEGSRALLYRCLLLLDRNNAIERHMARNPDMSESELSELKRIHERNSVRTRLLTPLAKYQATESADWITRAAIQVHGGIGFMAESTVGKLHNDAIITTIYEGTSEIQVSFALKEIGKGALTIVFDELHKELDSLARPELSELAKKVRVGISQIEDASMALAQDFSYALLCSKPLADMVIAVIVGSELLLQADVAPEREDLAASWVNRKMLDLATEASRIQSGGIERLERCERIVSLLD
- a CDS encoding aldolase catalytic domain-containing protein yields the protein MFRDEIKVLDCTIRDGGLINNYQFKDDLVKATYRAACDAAVDFFEIGKRLCESEDFPRDQYGAWNFCDDDDIKRVVNSYETDSRPLLAVMFDVGRVDVAALKPRDQTDLDMIRTACYVKDVDKGLELVKRCKDLGYLTTLNIMAPSVAIETELIEGLQAVNECDETDYLYLVDSYGAFYSEQVAHYIDLYRTHAPSKELGFHAHNNQQLAFANTQEAIIRGVNLLDATVNGIGRGAGNCNIELLLNFLQNPKFKVEPIYEVIQEHFVPLRNEIEWGYNDIYGISGCLNQHPRAAMRQRADKALRDNCHDFYRECRNLD